AATCGGGTGACGCCGTGACCGACGGTGGCGGAGCTCCGGTCGTGATGTCGCCGGCCGGACAGGAGGCCCAGGAAGGCGCGGTGCTGGGCAACTACCAGCTGGAGAAGCTCCTGGGCGAAGGGTCCATGGGCCGCGTGTTCCAGGCGCGGCACGTGCGGCTGGGGCGCCAGGTGGCGCTCAAGGTCCTCAAGCCGGAGCACGCGCGGGACAGCTCGTTCGTGCAGCGCTTCTTCCAGGAGGCGCGCACCGTCAATCAGATCAACCACGAGCACATCGTGGAGGTCTTCGACTTCGTGGACGAGTCGCCCGACGGGCACGTCTACTGCGTGATGGAGCTCTTGCGCGGGCAGAGCCTGGCGGCGCTCCTGAAGGAGGAGGGGCTGACGCTGGAGCGCGTGCAGCGCATGGGCGTGCAGGTGTGCGCGGCGCTGGGCGCGGCCCACCAGGTGGGCGTGGTGCACCGGGACATCAAGCCGGACAACCTCTTCATCACGCAGCGCTCCGGGCAGCAGGACTTCGTGAAGGTGTTGGACTTCGGCGTGGCGAAGCTCATCACCACTCAGACGGGCGTGAGCCTCACCGGCACGCTGGACGGGACCATCATCGGCACGCCGGCGTACATGGCGCCGGAGCAGGCCGCGGGGCTGCCGGTGGACGCGCGCGCGGACATCTACGCGGTGGGCAACATCCTCTACGAGATGCTCTCCGGCCACCCGCCATTCCAGGCGCCGGCCTTCGGGCAGCTGGTGGTGCAGATCATCACCCAGCAGCCGCCGCCGCTGCCGTCGCACCTGCCTTCGGGCGAGCGCGTGCCGCCGGAGCTGGCGCAGCTGGTGATGCGCTGCCTGGCGAAGGAGCCGGAAGGACGTCCCCAGCAGCTGGCGGAGGTCACCACGGCGCTGCTCCTGATGCCCACCGCGCCGGCCGCTGAGCCGCGCACCGAAGCGCTGGTGGTGGAGGAGGCGGAGCGGCCCACCCTGCGCATGCGCGTGCCGGGCCTCCTGCGCTCCCGGCGGCTCCAGGTGTCCGTGGGGCTGGCGGCGCTCGCGCTGGTGTCCGGCATCACCACGTGGAACGGGCTGCACTCGATGCGCGCCTCCCATGCCGAACAGGCTCCGGCGGTGGCGTCCGCCACGGAAGCGGCCGCGCAGGGGACACCGGCGGCGGGCGCGGCGGACGCGGTGACGCTCACGGTGAACTCGTCGCCGCCGGGCGCGAAGGTGGTGCGCGTGGACACCGGCGAGGAGCTGGGCGTCACGCCGCTGACGAAGGCGCTGAGCCGGCAGGCGGTGCCGCCGCAGCTGCGCGTGGAGCTCGCGGGCTACGTTCCGTTGGAGCGGGCGGTGGAGCTGAAGCAGGATGCCGCCGCCGCGGAGCTGTCCGTGCCGCTGGTGAAGGCGAGCGCGGGGCCGCGCCGAGCCCCCGCGCGTGCGCCGGGCCGCAAGGGAGGAAGCCGGGATGCGGTCATTGATCCGTTCGCGGCGCAGTGAGCCCAAGGCGTTGAGCCTGGCGCTCGCGCTCGCGCTGGGGACGCCGGTCCCGGCGGTGGCGGCGGAGGCGACGGTCACCTCCGTGGACGACCAGGCGCGGGAGAAGTTCTCCGAGGGCAACCTGGCGTACGACCTGGGCGAGTTCGACCGGGCGCTCAAGGCCTTCAGCGAGGCGTACCGCATCAAGCCGCTGCCCGCGTTCCTCTTCAACATCGCGCAGTGCCACCGGCAGCTGAACAACCCGTCGCGCGCGTCCTTCTTCTACCGGCGCTACCTGTCGCTGTCGCAGGGGGAGCCGGCCAACGCGGACGTGGTGCGCGAGCTCATCGCGGAGATGGACACCAAGGCGCGCGTCCAGGAGGAGCAGCGCCGGGAGCGCGAGCGCTTCGCCAGGGACCGTGAGCTCCAGAAGGCGCGGGAGCAGGCCGCGCTGGCGGAGGCGCGCGCCAACGAGGCGAGGCTCGCCGCGAATCCGTCCGCCGCGCCGGAGAAGAACGGGGCCTCCCAGGCCCTGGCCATGCAGGTGCCGGACGCGTCCGTGAAGACGGAGGCGGGCGCCTCCAAGCCGTGGACGCGCCGCTGGTACGTCTGGGCGGGCGCGGGCGCGGTGGCGCTGCTCGCGGGAGGCGCGGTGTGGGCCGCCACGGCGCCGAATCCCCGGGACACGACGCTCGGCACCGTGGGGCGGTAGGCGGCTTCACGGCACAGCCGCAACGCTTGCGACACGCTCGGCGGCACGGGCGAGGCAGCCCGTGCGGGCCTCCGCGCGGCGGTTCTCGCAGGCCGCCTCGCGGCGAGGAAGCCCGCGCGGGCCTTCAGCGCTGCGGCGGTGGCGGTGCGGCGGCCTGCGCCAGCACCTGCGCGGCGATGCGGCCGATGCGCGCGTGGAACGATGGAGCGTCGTGGAAGGTGAGGCGCACGTCGCCCACCTTCAGCTCGTCGCCCGTGCGCAGGAGGCGCGGCTGCTCCGCCTCCAGCGCTTCGCCGTTCACCGTCACGGGCCGGGACTGCGCCAGCCGCTCCACCTTCCAGCCGCCGTCCGGCGTGGGGTGCAGGGCGAACTGCTCGCGCGACACCGTGGCGTCGTTGACCACGAAGGTGTTGTGCGACGCGCGCCCCAGCTTCAGGGGGCCGCGGTCCGCCACCCCCATCAGCTCGAAGCACAGCGCGTCGCCCGCGGGCAGGCAGTCGCGCAGGTCCATCATGGGCAGCCGCGTGGCCGCCACGTTCTGCTCCTCGGGGACGTTCCACGCGCCCGCCTCCCACACCAGCCACGCGTGCGGGTACTTGGCGTTGAACTTCTCCTGGAGTGCCATGTGCTGCCGGATGAGCAGCGAGAGCAACAGGGCTCGCATGGCCCAGTCATAACCCCATCCGCCGCTTTCGCGTCGCCCTTGCGGCTTTCCAGGTGTCCACGAGTGGGCGAAAGGGCCGGCCCGAAAGGCTACAACCGTGCAACGACAGCCCTGGCCATCCGCTCCGCCGCGCCCGCGTCCATGGGCAGGAAGAGGCACGGCTCCGTCACCTCCACCTCCTGCAGCCGGGTGCGCCCTTCGTTGTCCGTGGCCACGTCCACGCGCGCGTACAACAGCCGCGCGCCTCCGGACGCCTCCATCACCTCGTGCGCCAGCCGCGCTTCCGCCGCGTTGTCCGGCGTGAAGCCGTGCGGCTCCGCGAAGCCCCGGGGCGCGGTGGTCAGCGTGGGAGGGCGGCGCACCGCGTGGCTGAAGACGCCGTTGAAGAAGATGTACGAGCGCTCGCCCTCCGTCTCGAAGGCGCGCAGGTAGGGCTGCACCATCACGTCGCCCTCCTTCGCCAGCTCCGCCACCTTCACGCTCGCGTCATCCCACTGCTCGCGCCGGACGATGAAGACCTTGAGCCCGCCCGCCGCCACCGCGGGCTTGAGCACGACCGCGTCCCAGCCGCGCTCGCGCGCCGTCGCCGCCACGTCCAGCGTCCCGCCGGGCGGCACCCAGACGGTGGGCGTCAAGGGCAGGCCGCGCGCCTCCAGCGTCTTCAAGTAGCCCTTGTGCGTGTTCCACCGGAGCACGTCCGCGGGGTTGAACAGCCGCGTGACGCTCCCCACGCGGTCCGCCCAGGCGACGAACTCCTCGCGGCGCAGGTGGCTGTCCCAGGCGTTGCGCACCACCGCCGCGCGGACGCGGCTCCAATCCACGGTGGGGTCATCCCAGATGACCGGCCGCGCCTCCAGGCCCAGCGCCTGCAGCGCGGGCACCAGCGGCGCGTCCAGCGGGTTCATCTGCGGCAGTCCGGCGTAGGTGATGACGGCGATGTCCAAGGCGGCGGGCTCCAGGCGACGTTGAAACGCGCCGCGTTCTAACGCGCTCCCGTGCCCCGCGCAGCCCCACGCCCCTGGGTCACGCCAGGCGCGCGAGCCCCGGCTTCCCCACGGCCGCCGTCTCCACGGTCTCCTGCGTCAGTTGCTCCGCCAGCGTCTTCGCCTCGCGCGCCACCCGCCCCAGCTCGCCCTGGCCGTGAGGGAAGGGGGCCGCGGGGCCCTCCAGCGCCAGCAGCTGCTGCCGCAGCGCCGCGCCGTTGGGGGTGCGCTTCGCCGGGTCCTTCTGCAGCAGCTGCATGACGATGAGGTCCAGGGCCAGCGGCACCGCGGGGTTGAGCTGCGAGGGCGGGACGACCTCCTGGTCCACCGCCGCGCGCAGCAGCACCTCTTCCGAGTGGCCGCTCAGCGCGCGCCGGCCGGTGAGGGCCTCGTGCAGCGTGAGTCCCAGGGCGAAGAGGTCCGCACGCCCGTCGATGTCCTGGCCCATGGCCTGCTCCGGCGCCATGTAGCCCAGCTTGCCGCGCACGCTGCCCGCCACCGTGAGGTTGGCGCGCACCGCGTCCCGCGCGATGCCGAAGTCCGACAGCTTCACCTCGCCAATGCGCGACACCAGGATGTTGGGCGGGTTCAGGTCGCGGTGGACCAGCCGCAGGGGCACGCCGTCCGCGCTGGTGCGCCGGTGCAGGTAGTCCAGCGCGGACGCCAGCTCCGCGGCCAGGAACGTCGCGGCGGACAGGGGCAGGGGCCGGCGGTTCTGCGGCTTGAGCAGCGCGCTCAGGGGCAGCCCGTCCACGTACTCCATGGCCAGGAAGTAGGTGCCGCCGTGGCGGCCCAGGTCGAACACCTGGACGATGTTGGGGTGGTAGAGCGACGAGCACAGCTCCGCCTCGCGCCGGAACATGGTCACGAACGCCGCGTCGTCCGCGTACGACGGCAGGATGCGCTTCAGGGCCACCTGCTTCTCGAAGCCGCCCTCCGGCGAGTACGTGGCCCGGTACACCTCCGCCATGCCGCCCGCGCCCACGCGCTCATGCAGCACGTACTTGCCCATGACCTCCTGTTCGCGCAGCGCCGCGAGCGCGCTCCGCGTGCGCTCCAGGAAGTGCCGCGCCAGCGTCGCCGTCAGCGCGCCCGTGGCCACGAAGAAGAACGCGCGCACGCAGATGAACAGCGGCGCCAGTGTAACGAGCGGCTCCTCCGGCAACAGCGGCCGCACGAAGCCGAAGTAGAGCGCCAGGTACTCCGCCGCCACCAGCGCGCCCGCGGCCAGCCCCAGGCGCGGGTTGCTGCGCAGGCCCGCCAGCGTCACCAGCGTGCCCCAGATGACCAGCGTGGGCGCGGTGAGCGCGTAGACCGGACCCTTGAAGTGCAGGTCGAACGCCAGCACCACCGCGGGGATGCTCACTTCAATGAAGACGTTCAGCCACGGGATGGCCGGGTGGAACGCGCCGGAGCGCAACACCCACCACATGCAGCCGTAGTAGCCCGACAGCACCGTGGACAGCCCCATCAGCGCGAGCGTCAGGTCCCAGCCCATCGCGGGCCCCAGCGCCGCGGCCACCACCACGCAGATGGCGGACAGGATGCTCATGAAGCGCGCCACTGACAGCTCGCGGGCCTGCGCGTCCCGTCGCAGGTGCGCGTCCAGGAAGCGCGACACGGTGCTGGATGGATTCCGGGTGATCATGTCCCCCCCACTCTAGAACGTGGCAGGACGCGTCATCCGCCTGCTCCCCCACACGTTGGGTGTGCTCCTACCATACCTGCCGCTACACGGAAGACCCTTGGAGCCCCACGAAGTGGACTTCAGGGGTCAGGTATCGCTGAAATGTTGCACCCCCGTTCCATGCCGCATGCGAGGCACGGGGGGCTTTCCTCGTCGCACCTGTTCCTTCTTCAGGCACTGCCTTCGGGCAGGAGGCTTCATGCGCAGCTCCCCCCGTCTATTGCTGGCCGCCCTGGGCGCGGTCCTTCTATTGGGCAGTGCCTGCAGTTCAGATCCAGAGGTCAATGCGGTCTGCGGTGACGGAAAGAAGGAAGGCGCCGAGCAGTGCGATGACGGCAACACCCGAGGGGGAGACGGGTGCGAAGCGAACTGCACCCTGCCGGGGGCGAAGTGCGGTGACGGCGTCAAGGCACCCACGGAGGCGTGCGACGACGGCAACACCACGGGAGGCGACGGGTGCGAGGCGGACTGTACCGTCACCACCCAGCAGACGGTCCAGTGTTGGGCCACGCCTCCCGCGCCGCTCGCGAACGGCGCCACCTGTGAGGTGACGAAGGCGGGCACGGCGGGCAAGCTCTTCACGGGCATCGTCCTCAAGGATGGCCAGACGCTGGTGGGCGGCCAGGTGCTGGTGGACGCGCAGGGCGTCATCACCTGCTCCGAGTGCGACTGCTCGAAGGCGGCGGGCGCCGCGGAGGCCACGGTGGTGACGTGCCCCACGGGCGTCATCTCCCCGGGCCTCATCAACCCGCACGACCACCTCACCTTCCCGGGCTCGCCCCTGGCCAGCACCAGCGTGGAGCGCTACGAGCACCGCCACGACTGGCGCGAGGGCAAGAACAGCCACACCAAGCTGGAGAACAGGTCCAACTCGAAGGCGGACGCGATCCGCTGGTCGGAGCTGCGCCAGGTGATGGCGGGCACCACCGCCATCGCGGGCGCGGGCGGGCAGGCGGGACTCCTGCGCAACATGGACACGGGCGGCAGCGCGGGCATCGCGAACCAGGAGGGCCTGGGGATGCCGTACGCGGACTCGGACACCTTCCCGCTGGGTGACAGCACCGGCAACACCCTGGCGGACAGCTGCTCCTACTCCTCGTTCCCGTCCTCGGCGACCATCACCGGGCGCACGTCCGCGTACCTGCCGCACATCGCGGAGGGCATCGCGGCCACGGCTCAGAACGAGTTCCGCTGCCTGTCCACGGGCGGCGGCAACGTCCTGTTCCCGCGCTCGGCCATCATCCACGGCGTGGGCCTGACCGCCCGGGAGATTTCAGAGATGGCGGCGCACGGCACCGGCCTCGTCTGGTCGCCGCGCTCCAACATCTCGCTGTACGGCGACACGGCGATGGTGACGGCCTACAAGCGGCTGGGCGTGTCCATCTCCCTGGGCACGGACTGGATCCGCTCCGGCTCCATGAACCTCCTGCGCGAGCTGGCGTGCGCGGACCACCTCAACACCACGCGCTACGCCAAGACCTTCACGGACGAGGACCTGTGGCGCATGGTGACGGCCAACGCCGCGGACGCGGTGGAGGTCTCCTCGCGCCTGGGCCGCATCGCCCCGGGCAAGATGGCGGACCTGGCCATCTTCCGCGTGGGCGCGAACGCGGCCTCGCCGTTCCGCGCGGTCATCACCGCGCAGCCGGCGGACGTGGTGCTGACGGTGCGCGGCGGCAAGCCGCTCTACGGCGACCAGGCGCTGGTGGACGGCCTCAAGGGCACGGACGCGTGCGACGCGCTGGACGTGTGCGGCACCCAGAAGGCCGCGTGCGTGAAGTCGGAGATTGGCCAGACGCTGGCGGAGTTCCAGGGCTCCGCGGACACCCGGAACCTCTACCCGCTGTTCGCGTGCGGCACGCCGGCGAACGAGCCCACCTGCGAGCCTTCGCGCAGCGCGGTGAACACCAGCTTCCCGGTGGCCGCCGTCAACGGCTCCACCGTCTACACGGGCGTGGCGAGCGCGGCGGACGCGGACGCGGACGGCATCGAGGACTCCGCCGACAACTGCCCCACCATCTTCAACCCCGTGCGCCCCATGGACAACGAGCGGCAGCTGGACACGGATGGCGACGGCGTGGGTGACGCGTGCGACCCGTGCCCCCTGGAGGCCGGCACCACCGCGTGCCAGGCCTTCCGCGGCGAGGACGACGACCACGACGGCGTGGCCACCTGGAAGGACAACTGCCCCTTCGTGGCCAACGCGGACCAGAAGGACACGGACGGCGACGGCAAGGGCGACATGTGCGACGGCTGCCCGAATGACGCGGCCTCGTGCTCGGTCGCCGACCCGTCCGACTTCGACTACGACGGCGTCGCCGCCCCTGGCGACAACTGCCCGCTCGTGGCCAACCCGGACCAGAAGGACACGGACGGCGACGGCGTGGGTGATGCGTGCGACTCGTGCCCGGGGACCATCCTCGCCGGCGGCGTGTGCGCCACCAGCGTCTACGACGTGAAGGCGACGCCCCGCTTCGGCAACCTGTCGCTGGTGAACGGGAAGGTGGCGGTGGACGACGTGGTGGTGACCGCGGTGGATGCGAAGGCGGACCGCGGCTACTGGGTGCAGGTGGCGAACTACCCGGCCGGCAAGGGCGCGGAGGACTCCGGCCTCTTCATCTACAGCCTCAAGTCCGACGTCGCGGTGGGCGACAACATCCGCGTGGAGGGCACGCTGAAGGAGTACTTCGGCCTGCTGGAGGTGATTGACGGCAAGGTGACGAAGCACAGCGCGGCCAACCCGCTGCCGGCCCCGGCGGTGGTGCGCACGGAGGACATCCGCACCAACGGCCCGAAGGCGAAGGCGCTGGAGGGCGCGCTGGTGGAGGTCCGCAACGTCTTCAACACCCGCCTGGAGAACGACAAGCGCGAGTTCATCGTGGACGAGAACAAGGCCGGCGACCCGGCGTCCTCGGGCCTGATGGTGGATGACCAGGCCTTCTCCTATGCCCCGCAGGTGCTGGGCACGGAGTACACCACGCTGCGCGGCGTGCTCACGTTCACCTTCAGCGACCACAAGCTGCTGCCCCGGAGCGCGGCGGACATGGTCATCCCGCTGCCGCCCCTGCCGGCGCTGACGGGCTTCACGTCCGGCGGCTTCGTGCGCGTGGGCGGCACCCAGGCGATTCCGCAGCGCCTCACCGTGACGATGGCGAAGGCCTACCCGGTGGACGTCACCGTGACCATCGGCTCCAGCGACGCGGCGGCCCTGTCCGCGGCGGGCGGGCAGGTGGTGATTCCGGCCGGCCAGACGAGCGCCACGGTGGCGCTGGAGGCGAAGGCGGTGGCGGCCTCGGTGACCCTCACCGCGACGCTGGGCACGTCCTCCCAGACGACCGCGCTGCGCGTGCTGGGTGAGACCGAAGCGGCCAGCATCACGGACCTCACCCCTGCGACGGTGGGCGTGGCGCCGGGCGGCACGGCGCGCTTCACCGTGACGTTCGACCGGCCGGTGCCGGCCGGCACCCCGCTGGACCTGGAGGTGACGCCCGCGAGCTTCGGCTCCATCACGGCCCGGGCCGTGACGACGGACGCGCTGACGGCCACCTTCGACCTGACCGTGGACGAGGCCAGCACCGGCTCCGGCACGGTGACGCTGGGCACGCTGAGCGCCACGGTGAACGTCATCACGAACATGCCTCGGCTGGTGTCGCTCACCCCGTCCACCGCCACGGTGAACGCGGGCGCGGCCCAGGTGTTCACGGTGACGCTGGAGTACGCTCCGACGGAGCCCGTGCAGGTGCTGCTGGCGCTGACCTCGCCGGCCACGCCCTTCGGCACGCTGGCCGCCACGTCGGTGACGGTGGGCGCGGGCGCGACGACGGCGACGGTGACGTTCACCGCCGCCGCGGAAGGGGAGGGGACGGGCAGGGTGTCCGCTTCGCTCAACGGCATCACGCACTCCGCGGAGCTGACCGTGCTGCCTCCTCCCGCGAAGCTCGCCAGCGTCACGCCGGACACGGTGACGGTGACGGTGGGCACGACGCAGACGTTCACCGTCACGCTGGACCGCAAGGCCCCCGCGGGCGGCGCGGCCGTGGAGGTGGCGTTCAGGCCCGCGGAGCTGGGCTCGCTGGCGGACTCGACGGTGACGGTGCCGGAAGGTCAGACGACCGCGACCTTCGTCTTCACCGCCACGGAGGCCACGGGCGAAGGCCAGCTCACCGCGTCCTACCGGGGCGTGACGAAGGAGGCGGCCGTGACGGTGGCCCCGCCCCAGGGCCACGTCGTCATCAGCGAGTTCTGCGGCGGCACCTCCGAGAACGCGTCGGACGAGTTCATCGAGCTCTACAACCCCACGAACGTGGAGGTCGACATGAGCGGCTGGAAGATCCAGTACCGGGCCGCGGGCGCGACCTCCAAGTACGGTCAGTCCGCCGAGCTGCCCCAGGGCGCGAAGATCAAGGCGCACGGCTACTACCTGCTGGTCGGCAGCGCCTACTCCCTCGCGGTGGAGAAGGACGCGTCGTATTCGTTCAACACGTCCGCCAGCACGTCGGGCGGCGGCCACGTCCGCTTGGGCACGGCCGCCATCGGGCAGGAGGACAACGACGCGAATGCCATCGACACCCTGGGCTACGGCACGGGCGCGGCTCCTGAAGGCGGCCACGCCGCGCCGGCGCACCCCGCGTCCGGCGGCAGCCTGGAGCGCAAGGCCCGGGCGTCCTCCACCTCCGCCACCATGGGCGTGGGCGGCGCGGACGAGTTCGCCGGCAACGGCCAGGACACGGACGACAACGCGGCGGACTTCGTGCAGCGCACGACGCGCCAGCCGCAGAACTCGTCGAGCCCCACCGAGACGCCGTAGTCCCTGCATCCCTCCCCGCTCCCCTCACCCGGGAGCGGGGACGAAAGCCTCCCTGAAATGAAAAACGCCCGGCCCCTCGCATGGGGGACCGGGCGTCTGTTCTTCCGGGCCGCCCGGCCCGGTGGGTTCAGCGCATCAGCCCAGGGGGCCGCGCACGTGGAGGCCGCCGGAGAGGATTTGATCCAACGACGCCATCAGCGGGTCGTAGTTCACCATGCCGCGGTACAGGTTGTGGTGCAGCAGGATGCCCAGGTAGCCGCCCATCATCGTGTGGGCCATGTGCAGCGGGTCCACCTCCTGGCGGAACTCATTGCGCTTCTGGCCGAAGCGGATCATCCCCGCCAGCACCGCCACGTAGAGGGAGATCTTCTCGCGCAGCGCCTCCGCCACGCGGTCGTTGGACTCCGCGGACTCGGCGGACAGCATCCCGAAGAAGATGCCGTATTCGCGGTGGTAGCGCAGGAACTGGGACGTGCGCGACACCACGAACACCAGCTGCTCCCGGCCGGACAGGATGCGGCGCTCGGCGAGCAGCGGCGCGAACTCCATCAGGTAGCGCTGGTGCAATTCCTCGATGGCCGCCAGGAGCAGGTCTTCCTTGGTGGGGAAGTGCCAGTAGAGCGCGCCCGGTGTCATCCGGATGGCTTTCGCCAGGTCCGACATCGTCGTCGACAGGTAGCCCCGCCGAGCGAACAACGTGATGGCGGCCTCCAGGATTTCGACCCGCGTTCGCGCGGCCCGTTCCTGTTTGATTTCGCGCTTCGCTGGTTCCTTGCTCATTTCCGGGTAAATCTACACCTCACGCCAGGAGCGTCACCTTAACGATTTCAGACGGCGCGGCGACGCGCAGGGGCGGGCCCCAGAAACCGGTGCCTCGGCTGACATAGAGGTGGTTGTCGCCGTCCTGAAAGAGACCGGCGTCGTGTTTCCAAATTGCTGAGACGGCGAGGGTGAACGGAAAGAACTGTCCGCCGTGAGTGTGTCCGGACAGTTGCAAGCCCATTCCCGCCTTCGCCGCCACATCCCAATTGGATGGTTGGTGCGCGAGCAGCACCGCGGCGCGGTCTGGATTCCGGCCCTGGATGGCGGCGTCCAGGTTGTAACCCTTGGGGCCGTTACGCATGGACCAGTCGTCCACGCCCACCATGTCGAACGCGCCGCCCGCGTCTCCAATCGTCACGTGACGGTTGCGCAACACGGTGATGCCCAGGCCGGTGAGCGCGTCCGCCCAACTGCTGGCGTTCCAGTAGTACTCGTGGTTGCCGGTGATGAAGTGCGTGCCCGCGCGCGCCTGGAGGTTCTGGAGCGCGGCGACGGAGTGGCGCAGGTCCGCCACCGTGCCGTCCACCAGGTCGCCGGTGATGGCGACCAGGTCCGGCTTGAGCGCGTTGGCCCTCCGCACCAGCTCGTCCATGAAGCGCCGCTGGATGATGGGGCCCACGTGGATGTCGCTCATGTGGACGATGGTGAAGCCATCCAGCGCCTTGGGAAGGCCGGGCAGCCGCACCGCGACCTCGTTGACCACGGGCGGATGGAAGGCGCTCCACATGCCGTAGCCGGTGAGGCCCCCCGCCGCGAGCACCGCGCCGCCCGCGGTGGCCCGCGAGAGGAACAACCGGCGCGCTTCATCCACCGGGGGCACGGCGGGAGGCGGGGGCGGCACCGTGACGGCCAGGTCCGCCAGCGACGGCGGCGTGGCGGGGTCCGGCGCGGGCGTGGCGAGCGGCGCGGCGACGCCCCGGTGCCCGCGCGTGCGCGCCACGAGCCATCTCACCGCGCCCAGCAGCGCCAGGGAGAGCAGCAGGTAGACGGCGACGCCCATCCACGTCCACGCGAACACGGCGACGATGAACGCGGAGGGGATGATGCGCGTCACCACCCAGGACAGGAGCAGCGGCACGCACAGCGCCGTCAGCAGCACCTTGCCGGCGGTGCGCCAGGCGCGGTTCGTGGACGTGTCGCGGAAGAGGCGCCGGTACAGGTAGACGTGGACGTAGACCGACGCGACGCTGACGAGGAGGATGAACAGGATGATGCGCAACGGGCTTTCCACCATGGGAGGCCCATCCTCGCGCGCACGCGCCACGGCGCAACCGGCATGCGCGTGAAGAAGCGTGAAGCGGGCTTCCGAGCCTGGGAGCCCCGTGTCCGGCGCCTGGCTACTTCCGGTGGGTGCCCAGCGCGGCGCCGATCTGCTGCCACTCCTGGGCGTAGGTGCCACGGGAGAAGGCGCGCAGGTCGTCGCCGGTCACCGTGCCGCGGGAGAGCGCCGTGTCGAGCGCCTTCACGATGGCGTTCTTGTGTGGCTGCTCCACGTACGGGTTGTCCTCGCGGAAGACCTCGCCGAAGAGCGTCTCCAGGCGGCCGTCCTGCTTCAGCCGCTCCACGATGCGGTTCTGCGACACGGGCGCGTCCGCGTGCGCGTGCAGCATGGCGGAGGCGATGCCGCTCTGCGCGTCCGCGTCCGGGAACTCCGCCAGCAGCCCCAGCTCCATGTCCGCCTGGGCGATGGACTCCGCGTCCGCCGGAGAGACCGGGGCCTTCACGGCCTGCGTCTGCGCGGGCGTGGGGCGCGTGGGGGCGGGGCGCGCGGGCTCGAAGTCGCTGCGGCCCTGGAAGGAG
This DNA window, taken from Corallococcus coralloides DSM 2259, encodes the following:
- a CDS encoding metallophosphoesterase; protein product: MVESPLRIILFILLVSVASVYVHVYLYRRLFRDTSTNRAWRTAGKVLLTALCVPLLLSWVVTRIIPSAFIVAVFAWTWMGVAVYLLLSLALLGAVRWLVARTRGHRGVAAPLATPAPDPATPPSLADLAVTVPPPPPAVPPVDEARRLFLSRATAGGAVLAAGGLTGYGMWSAFHPPVVNEVAVRLPGLPKALDGFTIVHMSDIHVGPIIQRRFMDELVRRANALKPDLVAITGDLVDGTVADLRHSVAALQNLQARAGTHFITGNHEYYWNASSWADALTGLGITVLRNRHVTIGDAGGAFDMVGVDDWSMRNGPKGYNLDAAIQGRNPDRAAVLLAHQPSNWDVAAKAGMGLQLSGHTHGGQFFPFTLAVSAIWKHDAGLFQDGDNHLYVSRGTGFWGPPLRVAAPSEIVKVTLLA
- a CDS encoding lamin tail domain-containing protein, translated to MRSSPRLLLAALGAVLLLGSACSSDPEVNAVCGDGKKEGAEQCDDGNTRGGDGCEANCTLPGAKCGDGVKAPTEACDDGNTTGGDGCEADCTVTTQQTVQCWATPPAPLANGATCEVTKAGTAGKLFTGIVLKDGQTLVGGQVLVDAQGVITCSECDCSKAAGAAEATVVTCPTGVISPGLINPHDHLTFPGSPLASTSVERYEHRHDWREGKNSHTKLENRSNSKADAIRWSELRQVMAGTTAIAGAGGQAGLLRNMDTGGSAGIANQEGLGMPYADSDTFPLGDSTGNTLADSCSYSSFPSSATITGRTSAYLPHIAEGIAATAQNEFRCLSTGGGNVLFPRSAIIHGVGLTAREISEMAAHGTGLVWSPRSNISLYGDTAMVTAYKRLGVSISLGTDWIRSGSMNLLRELACADHLNTTRYAKTFTDEDLWRMVTANAADAVEVSSRLGRIAPGKMADLAIFRVGANAASPFRAVITAQPADVVLTVRGGKPLYGDQALVDGLKGTDACDALDVCGTQKAACVKSEIGQTLAEFQGSADTRNLYPLFACGTPANEPTCEPSRSAVNTSFPVAAVNGSTVYTGVASAADADADGIEDSADNCPTIFNPVRPMDNERQLDTDGDGVGDACDPCPLEAGTTACQAFRGEDDDHDGVATWKDNCPFVANADQKDTDGDGKGDMCDGCPNDAASCSVADPSDFDYDGVAAPGDNCPLVANPDQKDTDGDGVGDACDSCPGTILAGGVCATSVYDVKATPRFGNLSLVNGKVAVDDVVVTAVDAKADRGYWVQVANYPAGKGAEDSGLFIYSLKSDVAVGDNIRVEGTLKEYFGLLEVIDGKVTKHSAANPLPAPAVVRTEDIRTNGPKAKALEGALVEVRNVFNTRLENDKREFIVDENKAGDPASSGLMVDDQAFSYAPQVLGTEYTTLRGVLTFTFSDHKLLPRSAADMVIPLPPLPALTGFTSGGFVRVGGTQAIPQRLTVTMAKAYPVDVTVTIGSSDAAALSAAGGQVVIPAGQTSATVALEAKAVAASVTLTATLGTSSQTTALRVLGETEAASITDLTPATVGVAPGGTARFTVTFDRPVPAGTPLDLEVTPASFGSITARAVTTDALTATFDLTVDEASTGSGTVTLGTLSATVNVITNMPRLVSLTPSTATVNAGAAQVFTVTLEYAPTEPVQVLLALTSPATPFGTLAATSVTVGAGATTATVTFTAAAEGEGTGRVSASLNGITHSAELTVLPPPAKLASVTPDTVTVTVGTTQTFTVTLDRKAPAGGAAVEVAFRPAELGSLADSTVTVPEGQTTATFVFTATEATGEGQLTASYRGVTKEAAVTVAPPQGHVVISEFCGGTSENASDEFIELYNPTNVEVDMSGWKIQYRAAGATSKYGQSAELPQGAKIKAHGYYLLVGSAYSLAVEKDASYSFNTSASTSGGGHVRLGTAAIGQEDNDANAIDTLGYGTGAAPEGGHAAPAHPASGGSLERKARASSTSATMGVGGADEFAGNGQDTDDNAADFVQRTTRQPQNSSSPTETP
- a CDS encoding TetR/AcrR family transcriptional regulator, whose protein sequence is MSKEPAKREIKQERAARTRVEILEAAITLFARRGYLSTTMSDLAKAIRMTPGALYWHFPTKEDLLLAAIEELHQRYLMEFAPLLAERRILSGREQLVFVVSRTSQFLRYHREYGIFFGMLSAESAESNDRVAEALREKISLYVAVLAGMIRFGQKRNEFRQEVDPLHMAHTMMGGYLGILLHHNLYRGMVNYDPLMASLDQILSGGLHVRGPLG